Genomic segment of Umezawaea sp. Da 62-37:
CACTCGTCCAGGTGTTCGAGCGTGCCGCCCTGCTTCCACTTCGCCGCGAAGAACCCCAGCACGGTGACCAGCAGGAACAGGACCGTGAACACCACCAACTCGGTCCACCGCATCAGCGCTTCCCCTTCTTCTTCGCCGAGCCCGCGCCCTTGGCCCTACCGGCGGTCCTCGCGGTGCCGGCGGACTTCGCGCCGGTGGACTTCGCGGCGCCGGTGGGCGTGGCGGTGCTGGCGGTCTTCGTCGTGCCGGTGTCCAGGTCGTCGACAGCGAGGTGGTCGGCACCGTGCACCACCGGCTCGTCCCTCGTCCTGAGGAACACCAGTCCGACGCAGACGACCCCGACGGGGACGAACGCGAACTGGTACCAGTAGAAGAACGGCAGCCCGAACGCCTCGGGTTTGGCGAAGTTGAAGAACGGCGTGATCAACATCAGCAGTGGAACCAGCAGGAGCAGGTTCCAGTTGCTCCAGCGCAAGCTGGACTTTGGGTCAGAAGGCATGTTGCCCCTCCGTACGGCCCTGGTTACTCAGGTGTTTCGAGATGTTAGGCCGGGAGGGTCTTGGACGTCACCGTGTCGTGTGGATCGACTGCGGATTGGACTGCCAAATCGTGACCGTCTAACGACCGGTCAGCCTAGTGACCAAATGAGACTCGGCCGTGTCGAAGTAGCGGAGCAGCTCCTGTTCGGCCTCGACCACGGAGTCCGCGTCCAGCAGCGCCACGATGGCGAGGTTCATCGGCAGGTAGTCCTGGTAGAACTCGCGCGGGTTGCCCATCACGTGGAACGCCAGCCGCAGTTCGGCCAGCAGCCGCTGGACCTCCTCGTCGAGCCGGAGGCTGCCCGCGAGCGCCGTGACCGCCCGGTGGAAGCGGATGTTGGCCGTGCCGACGTCGATCCAGTTCTCCGTCTCGGCACCGCGCACGCCGAACCGGACCGCGTCGCGCACGCCCTCGCGGGCCTCGTCGGTCGCGTCGGTCCACCGGCGGATCGCGCCGCACTCGATCACCCGGCGGGCGGCGTAGATGTCCGCGACCTCCGCGACGCCCGGCTCGCACACGAAGACGCCGCGGCTGTGCTCGTGCACCAGCAGGCGTTCGTGGGTGAGCAGCCGGAACGCCTCGCGCAGGGTGTTGCGGGAGATGCCGAGCGCCTCGGAGATGGCCTTCTCGTTGAGCTGGAGGCCGGGGGTCAGCTCGCCGTCGAGCATCCGGTCGCGCAGCTTGTCCGCGACCCGTTCCGCACGGGCGCGGTCCTGGCTGAGGCGGTCGTCGGCGAGGGTGCCCAGCCAGTCGTGCGACGGCGCGGTGCTCATGGGGCCAGCTTACCGGTTTGGAGTATTGTCGGATTGTTCAACAATCTTTACTCTGGCGGTAGGGAGGTTGGCCATGGATCTCAACGCGGACCTGGGGGAAGGCTTCGGCCGGTGGGCGCTCGGCGACGACGAGGGGCTGCTGGACGTCGTGACGAGTGCGAACGTGGCCTGCGGCTTCCACGCGGGCGACCCGGACACCATGCGGCGGACCTGCGAACTCGCCGCCGAGCGCGGTGTCGCGGTCGGGGCGCACGTCGGCTACCGCGACCTGGCCGGGTTCGGCCGCAGGTTCCTGGACGTCGAGCCCGCCACGCTGACCGCCGAGATCCTCTACCAGCTCGGCGGGCTGGACGCGTGCGCGCGGGCGGCCGGGGTGCGGGTCAGCTACGTGAAGCCGCACGGCGCCCTCTACAACGCGCTGGTCAGGCACGAGGCGCAGGCCGATGCCGTGGTCGACGCGGTGCGCGCCTACGACCCGACGCTCACCGTCCTCGGCCTGCCGGGCGCGGTGTGGCTCAAGCGCGCGGAGGTCGCCGGGCTGCCGGTGCGGTTCGAGGCGTTCGCCGACCGCGCGTACACGACGTCGGGCGGGCTCGTGCCCCGCGGCCGGGCTGGCGCGGTGCTGACCGACCCGGTGGAGATCGCCCGGCGCTGCGTCCAGCTCGCCGTGGAGAGCACCGTCACCAGCGTCGACGGCTTCCCCGTCCGGGCGAGGGTCGACTCGATCCGCGTGCACGGCGACAACCCGAACGCGGTGGCCATCGCGGGTGCCGTGCGCCGGGCGTTGACGGCCTCCGGTGTGAAGTTAAAACCTCTCAACCGGGAAAACCGCAGGCTGACGGCGTGAGCTGAACGATCGGGGTACCGCCACTGGGAGTGACCGGCCACTATCGCACGGTGACACACATCTTCCGGCTGCGCGCCGCCGTGCCCGCGGCGGTCGCCCTGTCCCTGCTCATGACCCCCGCGGTCGCGTTCGCCCAGGACGCCGCTCCGGCTCCCTGCTTCGACACCACCGCTCCCCTGACCGTCGAGGAGCAGCGCCTCGACGACACCCTGGTCGCGGGCGGCCCCGCCGTCGGACCGGAACTGGTCCGGCTCGCGGGGTTCACCCCGGCGGTCGAGAAGTTCGCCGACCGGCTGTGCCGCACGACCTCCGCCCGGTCCGCCGCCCAGCTAGTCAGCACCGCGGGCGGCGACCTGTGGCGTTCGGCGGTCAAGCGCGCGCAGAGCACCCAGACCACCTGGGACGCCTACGACGACCGGCCGCTGTACTGGGCCCGGCTGCACCTGACCAGGGCGCTGCGGCAGTGGTCGCCGCGGTTCGGGCTGGACGCGGCCGCGCGCGCCGGGCTCGTCGAGTCGGTCGACCGGGCCTCGCGCGGGGTGTCGGACGTGAAGTTCCCGCAGCAGGACGGCGTGCGGCGGATCGTCGTGACCGGCTTCGACCCGTTCCAGCTCCAGGGCTCGTCCGTGCGCCGCGGCAACCCGGCGGGCGCGACCGCGCTGCAACTCGACGGCAAGGTGTTCGACACCCCGCAGGGCAAGGTCGTGGTGCAGGCCGCGGTGCTGCCGGTGCTGTGGGGGGCGTTCGACGAGGGCGTCGTCGAGTCCGTCTACGGCGCGGCGTTGCAGGCCAAGGTCAAGCCGGACGCGTTCGTGACGGTCAGCCAGGGCAGGCCGGGCCGGTTCGACGTCGAGCGCTGGGCGTCGCGCTGGCGCGGCGGGTTCCCCGACAACGACGACGCCTCCGCGGTCGGCCCCGTCCCGGACGCGGCGGGCTGGCCGCAGCCCGCGACGGAGTTCATCGAGACCACGCTGCCCTACCAGAAGATGATCGACGCGGGCACCGGCCCGTTCCCGGTGCAGCTCAACAGGTCGTTCTGCGAGTGGCCGGTCGGCACGCCCGGCACCGGCCCGATGTCGTGCCGCAGCGACGAGCCGACGCCCGGCGCGGCCGCGGCGTCCGGTGGCGGCGGTGACTACCTGTCCAACGAGAGCATGTACCGCGCCAACCGCGTACGGACCGGCCTCGGCGCGACCGACGTGCTCGGCGGGCACCTGCACACCCCCGTGCTCACCCAGCCGATCGACCCGGCGGCGCTGACCGACGCCGCGTTCGAGGCGCAGCGACGGGAGATCACCGACCAGGCCGTGGCGCTCGTGGGCACCGTCTGATTCTCTCCACAGCCTGTGCACAATTCCGTGCACAGGCTGTGGACAACTCGGCTTCATCGCAGTTCAGGCACTGTGCACAGTTGTGCACAACAGCGGAAGACCCGGTGGACAACGCTGGCCACCGGGTCTTCTCCACGCCTCACACCATCAGCCGAGGCGTTGCTTGAGGGACTCGAACTCGTCGCGCAGCGAGCTCGGGAGCTTGTCGCCGATCTTGGTGAACCACTCCTCGATGAGCGGGATCTCGGCCTTCCACTCGTCCACGTCGACCACCAGCGAGGTCTCGATGTCGGCGGTCGACGCCTCCAGGCCCGACAGGTCGAGGGCGTCGGCGGTCGGCACGTGGCCGATCGGGGTCTCCACGGCGGCGGCCTTGCCCTCGATGCGCTCGATCGCCCACTTCAGGACGCGCGAGTTCTCACCGAAACCGGGCCACAGGAAGCTCTTGTCCTCGCCGCGGCGGAACCAGTTGACGTAGAAGATCTTCGGCAGCTTCGCGGCGTCGGCGTTCTTGCCGACCTCGATCCAGTGCTTGAAGTAGTCGCCGGCGTTGTAGCCGATGAACGGCAGCATCGCCATCGGGTCGCGGCGCACGACACCGACCTTGCCGGTGGCGGCGGCGGTCGTCTCGCTGGACAGCGTGGCGCCCATGAACACGCCGTGCTGCCAGTCGCGCGACTCGGTGACCAACGGGATCGTCGTGGCGCGGCGGCCGCCGAAGAAGATCGCCGAGATCGGCACGCCCTTCGGGTCGTCCCACTCCGGCGCCTTGATGTCGCACTGCTCGATCGGCGTGCAGTAGCGGGAGTTCGGGTGCGAGGACAGCTCGCCGCTGTCCGGCGTCCAGTCCTGCTTCTTCCACGAGGTCAGGTGGGCCGGGGGCTCGCCCATGCCCTCCCACCAGACGTCGCCGTCGTCGGTCAGCGCGACGTTGGTGAACAGCGAGTTGCCCTTCGCGATGGTGCGCATCGCGTTCGGGTTCGTGTGGTAGTCCGTGCCGGGCGCCACGCCGAAGAAGCCGTTCTCCGGGTTCACCGCGTACAGGCGGCCGTCCTCGCCGAAGCGCATCCAGGCGATGTCGTCGCCGAGCGTCTCGACCTTCCAGCCGGGGATGGTGGGCTCCAGCATCGCCAGGTTCGTCTTGCCGCACGCCGACGGGAACGCCGCGGCGACGTAGTAGACCTTGTTCTCCGGCGAGGTCAGCTTGAGGATCAGCATGTGCTCGGCCAGCCAGCCCTCGTCGCGCGCCATCACCGAGGCGATGCGCAGCGAGTAGCACTTCTTGCCCAGCAGGGCGTTGCCGCCGTAGCCCGAGCCGAACGACCAGATCATCCGCTCTTCGGGGAACTGGGTGATGTACTTCGTGTCGTTGCACGGCCACGGCACGTCGGCCTGGCCGTCCTCGAGCGGCGCGCCGATCGAGTGCAGCGCCTTCACGTACTTGGCGTCCTCGCCGAACTTCGCGAGCGCCTTGTCGCCCATGCGGGTCATGATGTGCATGGAGACGACGACGTATTCGGAGTCGGTGATCTCCACGCCCAGCATGGGTTCATCGGCTTCGAGCGGGCCCATGCAGAACGGGATGACGTACATCGTGCGGCCGCGCATCGAGCCCCGGTAGAGCTCGGTCATGATGGCCTTCATCTCCGAAGGGTCCATCCAGTTGTTCGTGGGGCCGGAGTCGGCCTCGTCCAGCGAACAGATGAAGGTGCGCTCCTCGACCCGCGCGACATCGGTCGGGTCGGACGCCGCCCAGAACGAGTTCTGCTTCTTCTTGAGGGGCACGAAAGTCCCGGCGTCCACTAGCTTTCCGGTGAGCCGTGTCCATTCCGCGTCGGTTCCGTCGGCCCACACGACCTCGTCCGGACAGGTCAGTTCGGCGACTTCGCGGACCCAGGACAGCAGGCCAGCATGGTTGGTAGGTGCCTTGTCGAGACCGGGAATGGTCACTGCCGTCATCTCGTCTCGTCTCCTGACTAGCGCCACAGGCCCACACGGACGTCGTCGCCCGGCATGGGACGACAACGTCCTCGGAAATAGCTCCACAACGTCCGGGAGAACCGGACGTTCTGCGAAGGGGATGGCCCGAGGCTAGCCGGGTCAATCCCCGGTTACCGGCACCTGACCTGTCGGCTCCCTCACAAGACCGATTCTGGAATCGATTCAGCACCCGTTTACCAAGCCGCCGACTGTGACCTGCGCTTTGATCGGGGAAAAGCAAGGGCCCCGTGTGCGTTGATCGCCACACGGGGCCCGCTTTTCCCTGCGAAGTATGGAAGCGCTCTCAATGGTCTAGGCCAATGAGCATTTCCGTTGGATTCAGTTCGGACTGATCCACTGACCCGTCGTGGAATCGATTCGCACGACCCCGGACACCGAGCCGAACGGCTCGTCGTGCTCCACCCACACGTCGTCGGACTCCGACAGCACCCCGCTCTTGCTGTCCGCCACGTACTTGCCGTTCGAGTCGATGTGCCCGCGCTCCACCTCGGTCCAGGTGTCCTCGCCGGTGTGCTCGGTCATCGTCACCTGACCCGACCGGGTGATCTCGGTGGCCAGGTCCGCCTTGCCGTCGCCGTCGGAGTCGGTGAACAGCCAGGTGTCGCCGTCCTCGTCCTTCACCACGGCCGTGTCGGCCCGGCCGTCGCCGTCGGTGTCCTCGGTCGGCACACCGACGTTCTGGTCGCCGGTGTCCGTGTCCACGACCATCGTGCGACCCGCGTTGGTGTTCGTCTGCTCGTGCGCGTCGGTCGGGTCCACCGCGATCCACTCACCGGAGTGGTCGTCGAACCGGGCCTGCGCGACCAGCTTGCCGTCGTGGTCGAACGTGCTCATCAGGTCAGCGTCGCCGTCGTGGTCGGTGTCGGTGAACGCCAGGTGCCCACCGTCGTCGGTCTCCACGACCGCGCTGTCCTCGATGCCGTCGCTGTCCAGGTCGAAGGTCGTCTCGGCGGTGTACTCCTCGCCCTCGACGGTGACCTTGAGCTCGCCGTTGGCTCCGCCGTTCTCGTCGATGTACACCGGGTCACCCTCCAACGTGTTGCGTACCGGTAGGACCCACGGTAGGCCTGTTCGGTTCCGAGGGGGTGGTCACACGCGGTCCCGAACCGTGCGGATCCGTCCCAGGAGCTGGTCGGCCAGCGCGCGACCGGACCTGATCTCGGACTGGCGGCGGGTGACGGTCTGGAGTTCGCGGCCGCGTTCGCCCGCCTCCATGCGGAGGGCCTTGTCGACGTCGCGGAGTTCGACCTCGATGGCTTCGACGCGCTTGCTGAGGGCGTCGTCGAGGGCGAGGGACAGGTGTTGTTCGGCGACGATCAGCTGTTCGGCGACGATCTGGTCGACGGTGGAGCGGGCGTCGGCGATGGCGTCGGAGAGCCACTGCTTGAGGTGCTGCTTGTCGGCCGTGTGCTTGCGGGTCCTGGCCATCCACCAGCCCGCGCCGAGGCCGAGGACGACGGTGACCGGCAGGACGATCGGGTTCAGGGCGGCGACGCCGAAACCCGCCAGCGGCAGCACGGCGAGGCGGCCCGCGCCGAGGCCGCCGGAGACGCCCATGAACACCAGCAGCTTGTCCTCGGCGGTCGGGGGGCGCTTGTCCGGCGGGCGCAGCACGACCGGCTGGTGCGGGCCGCGGGCGAACTGGGAGCGGATGACGGCCAGTTCGTCGGGGGAGAACAGTTCGGCCAGCGAGGTGTCGGTGACCTGGGACAACCGGCTGGCCAACAACGCGCTCAACCTGCCGGACACCACCTGGAGCGCGGCGTCGACCTGTTCGGGCAGCTTCGCCAGCGCCTCGCGGTCGGCGACGTCGATGGCCTGGCGGAACCAGCTCTGCACGTCGCGCATCTGCCTGCTGACCTCGTGCGCGCACTCGACGCGGGCCCGCTGGACCTCGCCGCGCAGCTTGAGCTGCCAGCCCCTGGTGGACGACCGGCGCTGGGAGTTCAGCTCCTCGCGCCGCGCGCGCAGCACCTCGGCCTCCTCCTCGCCGGTGCTCAGCGCCCGCTGCTCGCCCGCGAGCCGGACGTCGAACTCGGCCAGCACGGTGGTCAGCGCGCGCAGCGCGTTCGCCTCGGCGAGCATCGAGGCGCGGCCGACGACCAGTTCCTGCAACGCGGCCTGGAGGGCGGCGATGCCGGACCGCTCCCGCAGCATGGCGGCGGCGTCGGGGTTCGGGGCCTTGCCCGCCATCTCGAACATCCGCGCGGACACGGGGTGGAAGACGGCGTCGGCGAACCTCGGCGCGTGCTCGGACAGCAGCGCCTTGTTGGCGTCGAGCAGCTCGCGCCACCCCCGGTACTGGTCCGTCTTGGTCAGCGCGAACACGACGGTCTCCACGCGTTCGCCGACGCTGTGCAGGAACGCCAGCTCGCCCTTGGTGAACGGGGCCGACGAGTCGACCACGAACAGCAGCGCGGTGGCGGACGCGGCGGCCTCGACGGCCAATTCGCCGTGCACGGTGTCCAGGCCGCCGACGCCGGGGGTGTCCACGACGGACATCCGCTCCAGCAGCGGCACCGGCCCGTCGACCTCGACGTACCGGGGCGGCAGCTCGCCCTCGGGCAGGTCGTGCGCGGCGGACACCCAGTTGACCAGCTCGGACGGCTCGAACGGCACGGGTTCGAGCACGCCGGGGTAGCAGGCGCGGCTGGCCCACCGCTCGCCGTGCTGGAAGACGAGGTAGGTGCTGGTGGCGACCTCGGCGTCGACCGGCGACAGGCCCGGTGTGGCCAGCAGGGCGTTGACCAGCGAACTCTTGCCGCGGTTCGTCTCGCCGACGACGACCACGCTGGGCGTGCGGTCGCGGACGGCGCGGACCTGGTCGACCCAGTCCGCCGCCTTCGGATCGATCTCGCGGACCAGCGCGGTCAGCTTCTCCCTCGCCTGCTTGACGGTCTGCGGCAGCGTCAAGGTCATGTCCTCGCCGTGTAGACCGTGACGATCGGCGGTCGCAGGGTGCGCTCGCGGTCGGTGAACCCGACCACCTCGGTCTCGGCGACCACGCCGTCCAGCGCCGGGTCGTCGGTGGGCACGGTGCCGCCCGCCTCGTGCCGCGACGGGTCGAAGCGATCGCCGTCGGGGCGCACGGCCCGCACGCCGACGGAGGCGAGCGCCTCCTCGATGCGCTCCACGACACCGGCGCTGCGGGCGCGGTCCAGGGCGTAGAGGCAGAGCTTCACCAGCGCGCGCCGTTCGGCCAGCGCCTGGTCCAGGAGTTCGTCACCGATCGTGTCCATCGTTGGTGCCGCCACATCGGCTTGCGACGCGGTCGCCACCGCGTCGGTTCCGTCCACGCTCATCGCTGCCCCCCGCCGCGGAGTTGCTGCCAGATCAGGAAGTACGCCCGGTGCACCACGTGCGCCACCCTGCTCTGGGCCGGTGTGGCCCCGAACGAGGCGAAAGAACGCCACCAGGCCGCCCGTTCCAGCGCGTACGCGGCCAGGTCGGGCAGCGGTCGGCCGCGCAGGCCGAGCTGGTCGGGGATGTGCGGGCTGCCACCCACCCGCAGCACCTCCTCGGCCAGTTCGGCGGGCATCGCGACCGCGCCGGAGGTGACCAGCGTCAACGCCTCCAGCAGCCGCAGCTGGTGCGCTTCGGGCTTGGCCAGCAGCACCTCGATCGCGTTGTGCACCCGCTGCCGCTCGCCCGCGTCGCCGGACGCCTGGGCCAGCGCCGTAACCGACGCGAGCGCGGCGGCGGCCTTGATGCCGTCGGCGCGGACGCGGAACACCGCGTTCAGCTTGGCGCGCACGCCGTCCAGGCCGGAGGAGTCGAGGAGCTTGCGCCGCAGCGCGCCCGCGGTGATCGCGGGTTCGGCGGCCAGCGCGGTCAGCGCGCACCGCACGCCGTAGAGGTCGAGCCGCTCCATCAGCCGCACCCGCACGCCCGTCGGGACCTCGCAGTCCCAGCTGGTGAAGAGGTCGGTCGACATCAGCATCATCTCGAGCGTCGCGGCGTCCAGCTCGGCGATCTTGCGCAGCGCGTCCGCGTCGGTCGAGGTGAACCCGCCGGTCTCGGCGGACTCGGCGACCAGGCCGATCACCGGCAGCACGTCGGCGACCCTCGGCTTGAGGATCTGCGCCTGCTTCTCCGCGATCAGCAGCGCGGCCTTCCAGGTGTCGCCGTCGGAGCCCTCGACCGACTCGGGCGCGATGGTGTCGGCCTTGTTCAGCACGGCGATCGCGTTGACCGGCCCGGCCTCCCGGCTCGCGGTGGCCGCCGTGAACGCCGCCAGCGCCTGGTGGTCGTCCGCCCGCACGCCCTGCGTCACGACGTAGAGCACGGCCTCCGCGCCCGCGACCGCGTTGCGGGACACCGGGTCCAGGTCGCCCGCCGCGCCGAGCAGCGCCTCCGTGCGGGCGACCGACGCGGCGTCCAGCGAGCCGAGACCGGGGGTGTCGATCACGGTCAGGTCCCGCAGCACCGCGTTGGTGAGGTACGCCTCGATGTGCGACACCTGCTCCACGTCGACGCCGAGCGAGGCGGGGATCATCCCGTCCGCGTCGAACGGCAGCACCTGCTTGCGGCCGTCGGTGAAGATCACTTCGATCCGGTCGACCGTGCCGTACTGGAACCGGGTGACCAGCCGGGTGCACTCGCCGACCGCGGTCGGCGCGACCCGGCGGCCGATCAGGGCGTTGACCAGCGTCGACTTACCGGACTTTATCCGGCCCGCGATCGCGACCTGGAGCGGCGCGGACAGCCTGCGCAGCACCTCGCGGAACCCCGCGGCGGTCTCCGGGGACACCTGCGGCTGCAACGAGACGCACAGGTTCGCGACCGCGGCCGAGAGCGGTCCGGCCAGTTGTCGCCCCGTAGCCGTGGTCACGCGGCAAATCGTGCCACGACGGTGTGAACCGCGGTGCCCGTTCGTTTCCAGACCACTCGGCGTGGGTAGTCGGTGACCGGACGTTCGTTCGCGGAGGGAGCCAGTCCGATGGACCAGAGCTACGCCGTCTTCCTGCTGCTGGGGGTCGTGCTCGTCGTGATCGACGGGCAGCTGATCTACTTCAGCGGTCGGGGCTACTTGACCAAGGCCTACGGGAACGCGGAGTCCGCGCGATCCATGAACCGGCTCGTCGCGGTGCTGTTCCACCTCGTCGTCCTGGGTGTCCTCCTGCTGATCTCGACCATGGACATCGACACCGGCGACCCCGTCAAGGACGTGGTGTGGCGCCTGGGCATCGTGCTGCTGCTGCTCGCGGTGGCGCACGGCGCGACCATGGCGATCCTGGCCCGCATCCGCGACCGGCAGATCCAGCAGGCGATGGTCGACGAGATGGCCGAGGAGCACCGCCAGTTCGACGAACGGCACCAGGGCATCCCCGAGGCGCGCGTCGAGACCCGCACCCCCCGGTCCTTCCGCAAGCCCGTCGACACCACTCCCGAGGTCGACGTCGAGCCTCCGGTGAAGCCCTACTCGGGCAGGTAGGCGGCCCGGACCGCCGCGACCGCGTCGTCCACCCCGATCCCTCAAGGCCGCCCCGGCGAACTCCGCCGCGGCGGCCTTGAGCGCGTTCGGGCCCGGCGGCCCGGTCCTGCGCCGGGGCCGGCAATCAGCCTGGAGGCGTACGCACGTTCAACCCGTGGCGCGACGCGCGTGGTTCGCCGGGTACCTAATCTTGCTGTCGTGCAGCGGTTGAGCCTGTGGATGCGAGCGCACCCGGTGTTCGGGGACTCCCTGATCGCCGGGCTGCTGTTCCTGGCCGACCTGACCTCGTTCGCGAGCAACGACCGGGTGTCCAACGGGGCGATCTTCCTGGTCGGGCTGCTGCTCACCGCGCCGGTGGCGTTCCGCCGCAAGTACCCGCTGGGCAGCAGCTACCTCATCCTGCTCGGCGGGTTCCTCCAGCTGATGACGCACGGCGGCCTCGAGGACGGCCTGCCGGTGCGGGCGGGTGATCTCGCGCTGGCCATCGCCCTGTACACGGTCGTGGCCTACGTGGGGAGGCAGCCCGCGCTGCTCTACACGATGGGTCTGTTCGTCGGGACGCTCATCTGGGCGGTGTGGCGGATCGCCGATCCCACGCCCGCGGTGTTCCTCACGATCCTGGTCGCCGCGATCTTCGGGTTCAGCTGGGCGCTCGGCTCGTTCGTCGGGGCGCGGCGGGCCTACCACTCGGAGTTGGAGCAGCGGCTCAAGCTGCTGGAGACCGAGCGCGACCAGCAGGCCAGGATCGCGGTCGGCGAGGAGCGGTCGCGGATCGCCCGCGAGCTGCACGACGTGGTCGCGCACGCGGTGAGCGTGATGGTCGTGCAGGCCGACGGCGCCGGGTACGCGATCCGCACGAAGCCGGAACTGGCGGAGGCCGCCGTGAAGACGATCTCGGACACGGGCAGGCAGGCGTTGACGGAGCTGCGCAGGCTGCTCGGCGTGCTGCGCAGCGAGGACCAGTCGGGCACCCAGTGGGCGCCGCAGCCGGACGCCCGCGAGCTGGCGAACCTGGCCGAGAACTGCCGGGCAGCGGGGCTGCCGGTCCGGTTGGAGATCACCGGTGACGTCGACCAGCTGCCGGTCGGCCTCGGCCTGAGCATCTACCGGATCGTCCAGGAGGCGCTGACCAACACGCTCAAGCACGCGGGCAGCGGCGCTAGCGCGGTGGTGAAGGTGCTGCGCACCGGCGAGAAGGTGGTGATCGAGGTGACCGACGACGGGTACGGCACACCGCACGACCTGGTCGCGGTGTCCGGCGGCAACGGTCTCATCGGCATGCGCGAACGGGCCGGTGTGCTCGGCGGCACGCTCGACGCGGGCCCCAATCCCGGCGGTGGCTGGCGGGTTCGCGCCGTGCTCCCGCTGATCGCGTCCTAGGGCCTGTTTCGCCAGTCTCGTTCGATTGGAGTCGCGCCTGAGGTGGTTCCTGGCGGTGCGGCCGAACGGGCCGCGTACCGCTGTTGTACGTGGCCCGTTCGGCCGTGCCCCCAGGGGCCGCCTCAGGCCCGGCTGTCGCGAACACGGACTGGCAAAACAGGCCCTAGGGTGAGCGCTGTGATCCGAGTACTGCTCGTCGACGACCAAGAGCTCATGCGCATGGGTTTCCGCATGGTGCTGGGCGCCCAACCCGACATCGACGTCGTCGGCGAGGCCGCGGACGGGCTCGACGCGGTGCAGCTCGCCGACCAGCTCAGGCCCGACGTCGTGCTGATGGACGTCCGGATGCCCGTGCTGGACGGCGTCGAGGCCACCAAGAGGATCGCCGAGGCGGGCACGTCCAAGGTGCTGGTGATGACCACGTTCGACATGGACGAGTACGCGCTGTCCGCGCTGCGCAACGGGGCCAGCGGGTTCCTGCTGAAGGACACCCCGCCCGGTGACCTGGTGTCGGCGCTGCGCGCGGTCGCCAGCGGCGACGCCGTGGTCTCCCCGAGCGTGACGAAGCGGCTGCTGAGCCGGTTCCTCGGGGAGAGCGGTGGCGAGCTGCGCGACGCGGCGGTGCTGGACGTGCTCACCGAGCGGGAGCGCGAGGTGCTGGTGCTGATCGCGAAGGGCCTGTCCAACACGGAGATCGCCCGGAAGCTGTTCCTGTCCGAGGCGACGGTGAAGACGCACGTCGGTCGGATCCTGGCGAAGCTGGAGATCAGGGACCGGG
This window contains:
- a CDS encoding sensor histidine kinase, translated to MRAHPVFGDSLIAGLLFLADLTSFASNDRVSNGAIFLVGLLLTAPVAFRRKYPLGSSYLILLGGFLQLMTHGGLEDGLPVRAGDLALAIALYTVVAYVGRQPALLYTMGLFVGTLIWAVWRIADPTPAVFLTILVAAIFGFSWALGSFVGARRAYHSELEQRLKLLETERDQQARIAVGEERSRIARELHDVVAHAVSVMVVQADGAGYAIRTKPELAEAAVKTISDTGRQALTELRRLLGVLRSEDQSGTQWAPQPDARELANLAENCRAAGLPVRLEITGDVDQLPVGLGLSIYRIVQEALTNTLKHAGSGASAVVKVLRTGEKVVIEVTDDGYGTPHDLVAVSGGNGLIGMRERAGVLGGTLDAGPNPGGGWRVRAVLPLIAS
- a CDS encoding response regulator transcription factor, with the translated sequence MIRVLLVDDQELMRMGFRMVLGAQPDIDVVGEAADGLDAVQLADQLRPDVVLMDVRMPVLDGVEATKRIAEAGTSKVLVMTTFDMDEYALSALRNGASGFLLKDTPPGDLVSALRAVASGDAVVSPSVTKRLLSRFLGESGGELRDAAVLDVLTEREREVLVLIAKGLSNTEIARKLFLSEATVKTHVGRILAKLEIRDRVQAVVLAYETGLVRPGDV